One segment of Ureibacillus thermophilus DNA contains the following:
- a CDS encoding YutD family protein gives MIVVDGIMYELVENYRDGFQGEAFVNRYTDVLAKYDYIVGDWGYGQLRLKGFFDDRNQKSTYDNKISTVQDYLFEYCNFGCAYFILKKIGRMPQERYVSAPNGHSSDKG, from the coding sequence ATGATCGTAGTGGATGGGATTATGTATGAATTAGTTGAGAATTACCGCGATGGCTTTCAAGGGGAAGCCTTCGTAAACCGATATACGGATGTCCTTGCAAAATACGATTATATCGTCGGAGATTGGGGATATGGCCAATTAAGATTAAAGGGATTTTTCGATGACCGCAATCAAAAATCTACTTATGATAATAAAATCAGCACTGTTCAAGACTATTTATTTGAATATTGCAATTTTGGCTGTGCTTACTTTATTTTAAAGAAAATTGGCCGCATGCCGCAGGAAAGATATGTATCAGCTCCGAATGGACATTCTAGCGATAAAGGATAA
- the lipA gene encoding lipoyl synthase encodes MSEKEILRKPEWLKIKFNTNEEYRDLKKLMREKNLHTVCEEARCPNIHECWGQRRTATMMILGSVCTRACRFCAVKTGLPTELDLEEPERVADSVKIMNLKHVVITMVARDDLKDGGAGIMAETIRAIRRKSPQTSIEVLPSDLGGVEENLRILMDARPDILNHNIETVRRLTPRVRARATYDRSLEFLRRAKEMQPDIPTKSSLMIGLGETWEEILEVMDDLRANNVDIMTIGQYLQPTKKHLPVKKYYSPLEFGKLRKIAMEKGFKHCEAGPLVRSSYHADEQVNEATKARQLQAEM; translated from the coding sequence ATGAGCGAGAAAGAAATTTTGAGAAAACCCGAATGGTTAAAGATAAAATTTAATACGAATGAAGAATATAGAGATTTAAAAAAATTGATGCGGGAGAAAAACTTGCATACCGTTTGCGAAGAAGCCCGATGCCCGAATATACATGAATGCTGGGGCCAAAGAAGAACGGCAACGATGATGATTTTGGGCTCTGTTTGTACGCGTGCCTGCCGATTCTGTGCGGTGAAGACGGGGCTTCCTACAGAACTGGATTTGGAAGAGCCGGAACGTGTGGCAGATTCAGTGAAAATCATGAATTTAAAACACGTGGTCATCACAATGGTTGCGCGGGATGACTTAAAAGATGGCGGAGCGGGCATCATGGCTGAAACAATCCGTGCAATCCGCCGCAAATCTCCGCAAACATCCATAGAAGTGCTTCCCTCCGATTTAGGTGGAGTGGAGGAAAATTTACGGATTCTTATGGATGCAAGACCGGATATTTTAAACCATAATATTGAAACAGTAAGGAGACTTACGCCACGGGTTCGCGCCCGCGCCACTTATGACCGTTCGTTGGAATTTTTGCGCAGAGCGAAAGAAATGCAGCCGGATATCCCTACAAAATCTTCTTTAATGATTGGCCTTGGCGAAACATGGGAAGAAATTTTGGAAGTAATGGACGATTTGCGGGCCAACAATGTGGATATTATGACAATCGGCCAATATTTGCAGCCAACAAAAAAACATTTGCCTGTAAAGAAATATTATTCTCCTTTAGAGTTTGGAAAATTGCGCAAAATTGCCATGGAGAAAGGCTTCAAGCATTGTGAAGCAGGTCCTTTAGTTCGAAGCAGCTACCATGCAGATGAGCAAGTGAACGAAGCAACAAAAGCTCGACAACTCCAAGCTGAAATGTAA
- the yunB gene encoding sporulation protein YunB, with protein MFYRKPQRMMVRAPKKRRKGANRFALFLMSFVVAVVLFLYFLNSRLMPIYLDYAEVQTRKIASSVVSKAVNARTSSVLDINEIIEDLPTESDYMLTTKFNTEIINQVRAETTALVKEHLEMAEKGDLSQLPDLDNIEYDVSEIQKGDGIVFLVPLAEALNLPLLGNLGPKVPIRFHIIGNVTSDVSTKITEFGINNALVEISINFKVNVQIIVPFASKTTTVEQTIPVAIGLTRSQVPNIYTNGGDGAQPSVEVPVPYE; from the coding sequence TTGTTTTACCGAAAACCTCAAAGAATGATGGTCAGGGCGCCGAAAAAAAGAAGAAAAGGCGCGAACCGATTTGCTTTATTTCTCATGAGTTTCGTGGTGGCAGTGGTATTATTTTTATATTTTTTAAATTCTCGATTAATGCCTATTTACTTAGATTATGCGGAAGTGCAAACCCGTAAAATTGCGTCGAGCGTCGTCAGCAAAGCGGTGAATGCCAGAACCTCCAGCGTCTTAGACATTAATGAAATCATTGAAGATTTGCCTACAGAATCCGATTATATGTTGACGACGAAATTTAATACGGAAATTATTAACCAAGTTCGGGCAGAAACAACCGCCCTTGTGAAGGAACATCTGGAAATGGCTGAAAAGGGAGATTTATCTCAGCTTCCGGATTTAGATAATATAGAGTATGATGTGTCGGAAATTCAAAAAGGGGATGGCATCGTTTTTCTTGTTCCCCTTGCTGAAGCCTTAAATCTTCCTTTGCTCGGAAACTTAGGGCCAAAAGTGCCGATTCGCTTCCACATCATTGGAAATGTGACAAGCGATGTTTCCACTAAGATTACAGAGTTTGGAATTAATAATGCCCTTGTAGAAATCAGCATTAATTTTAAAGTGAATGTTCAAATTATTGTTCCTTTTGCCAGCAAAACGACAACGGTGGAGCAAACCATCCCAGTAGCTATTGGGCTGACAAGAAGCCAAGTGCCGAATATTTATACAAACGGTGGAGATGGAGCACAGCCTTCTGTAGAAGTGCCGGTTCCATATGAATAA
- a CDS encoding bifunctional metallophosphatase/5'-nucleotidase: protein MLETIHFYHTNDIHSHFEYWLRSQYFIRNERLSFAKKGEPSFLFDLGDHLDRSNIYTEATLGLGNVRLLNEAGYDVVTIGNNEGITLAFEELFHLYDEANFEVVVANLKAESGENPKWLKPYTILRTKHGTKIGVIGATAFYELFYKELHWDITEPRKEILSLAKKLRKEVDILLCLSHLGITEDELLAQECPELDVIFGAHTHHFLEEGKMVNGVLLTGCGKFGAYTGHLKIQFDHKNREIVCKEEFVIDNALLPEIEGEVEFLEQLSKTGKELMGETLFQTTKSYNKEWFHHSQISRLFAKAILEHTGADCAMFNAGIFLDGLKKGNITRYDIHRILPHPINLCVVELTGRQLKEVYLQAKNEEWSQLELKGLGFRGLIFGKILTYDFSVNKNRELVVRGEVCDLNKTYQLVTLDLFTFGYFFPNFKYAKKKYYLPYFLRDVFIEYCKRHF, encoded by the coding sequence TTGCTTGAAACAATTCATTTTTATCATACCAATGACATACATAGCCATTTCGAATATTGGCTGCGTTCGCAATATTTTATTCGAAATGAGCGGCTAAGTTTTGCCAAAAAGGGGGAGCCTAGTTTTTTATTCGATTTGGGCGACCATTTGGACCGTTCTAACATTTATACGGAAGCAACGCTCGGTTTAGGAAATGTGAGGCTGTTGAATGAAGCGGGGTACGATGTGGTGACCATCGGCAATAATGAAGGCATCACCCTTGCCTTCGAAGAGCTTTTTCATTTATATGATGAAGCAAATTTTGAAGTGGTTGTTGCCAATTTGAAGGCTGAGAGCGGCGAGAATCCGAAATGGCTAAAGCCTTATACGATTTTAAGGACAAAACATGGCACAAAAATTGGCGTGATTGGTGCAACCGCCTTTTATGAACTGTTTTATAAAGAGCTTCATTGGGATATTACCGAACCGAGAAAAGAGATTTTATCCCTTGCGAAAAAATTGAGAAAAGAAGTGGATATTTTGCTGTGCCTTTCCCATTTGGGCATTACAGAGGATGAATTATTGGCGCAGGAATGCCCGGAATTGGATGTGATTTTTGGCGCCCACACCCATCATTTTTTAGAAGAAGGGAAAATGGTGAACGGGGTGCTTCTTACAGGCTGCGGCAAATTCGGAGCTTATACAGGGCATTTGAAAATTCAGTTTGATCATAAAAATCGGGAAATTGTCTGCAAAGAAGAATTTGTGATTGATAATGCACTGCTGCCGGAAATCGAGGGGGAAGTGGAATTTCTTGAACAACTGTCCAAAACAGGCAAAGAGCTAATGGGGGAAACGCTCTTTCAAACGACAAAAAGCTACAATAAAGAATGGTTCCATCATTCCCAGATTTCAAGGCTCTTTGCAAAAGCCATATTGGAACATACCGGCGCTGATTGTGCGATGTTCAATGCTGGCATCTTTTTGGACGGTTTGAAAAAGGGGAATATCACCCGATATGATATTCATCGGATTTTGCCCCACCCTATCAATTTATGTGTAGTGGAGTTGACAGGTCGCCAGCTGAAAGAAGTGTATTTGCAAGCAAAAAACGAAGAGTGGTCCCAGCTGGAATTGAAGGGGCTGGGATTTAGAGGATTAATTTTTGGAAAGATTTTAACCTATGATTTTTCCGTCAATAAAAACCGCGAATTGGTTGTGCGGGGGGAAGTCTGCGATTTAAATAAAACTTATCAATTAGTAACCCTCGATCTCTTTACCTTTGGCTATTTTTTTCCAAACTTCAAATATGCCAAAAAGAAATATTATTTGCCATATTTTCTGAGGGATGTGTTCATTGAATATTGCAAACGCCATTTCTAG
- a CDS encoding sulfite exporter TauE/SafE family protein, giving the protein MENVLLAIIALCAGILGSLVGLGGGVILIPATLYFGVTLGLFPDITPQRVVGLSVVMMIFTGLSSTISYMKSKQVDFFSGWIFFIGSAPGAILGAWLNKGLNIDSFNLYFGILLIVLSALLFVRDRLKPIHWFLEHGIKRSFTDRQGQTFEYGYPIWFAVCFTFFVGMLSGLFGIGGGSLIVPAMVLLFRFPPHVAVATSMFLVFLTSIINSMSHIYLGNVPWHYTVPVIVGAYMGAKLGAALNKRMKSKTVVLVLQIVMVLIGIRSIIEGLV; this is encoded by the coding sequence ATGGAAAATGTGCTTCTTGCAATCATTGCGCTTTGTGCTGGAATCCTTGGCTCTCTCGTTGGTTTAGGGGGAGGAGTAATATTAATTCCGGCAACGCTGTATTTTGGGGTTACGTTAGGCTTATTCCCTGACATCACGCCTCAGCGAGTGGTCGGTCTATCTGTTGTGATGATGATTTTTACCGGCCTTTCATCCACTATTTCCTATATGAAATCAAAGCAAGTGGATTTTTTTAGCGGCTGGATTTTTTTTATCGGCAGTGCGCCTGGTGCAATTTTAGGGGCTTGGCTCAATAAAGGGCTAAATATCGATTCATTTAATTTATATTTCGGTATTTTATTAATCGTCTTGTCCGCATTATTATTTGTTCGGGATCGATTAAAGCCGATTCATTGGTTCCTTGAACATGGCATTAAGCGAAGTTTTACCGACCGCCAAGGCCAGACTTTTGAATATGGCTATCCAATCTGGTTTGCGGTATGCTTTACTTTTTTTGTCGGCATGCTTTCAGGGTTGTTTGGCATTGGAGGCGGTTCTTTAATCGTTCCGGCCATGGTGCTTTTATTCCGTTTTCCGCCCCATGTTGCCGTTGCCACATCGATGTTTTTGGTGTTTTTAACATCCATCATTAATTCCATGAGCCACATCTATTTAGGAAATGTTCCTTGGCATTATACCGTTCCGGTGATTGTGGGGGCTTATATGGGAGCGAAATTGGGAGCGGCTTTAAACAAACGGATGAAATCCAAAACGGTTGTTCTCGTATTGCAAATCGTTATGGTGTTGATCGGGATCCGTTCTATAATAGAAGGGCTAGTTTAA
- a CDS encoding DUF72 domain-containing protein yields MIKIGLTGWGDHPSLYRENAAKKDKLFDYSAHFPIVEVDTSFYAIPTLKNIEKWAEETPDTFQFIVKAYQGITGHQRDELPYETKQEMFNAFRKCADAFNKFNKLAMVLVQFPPWFDCTSQNVIYILYVKQQLEGLPIAVEFRNQTWYQQGRDEATIQFLKDQGLIHTVCDEPQAGVGSVPFVPKATDKKVLVRLHGRNVYGWRNNGAPNWREVRFLYDYNRKELEELARHLKELEADAEEVYVLFNNNSGHHAAKNAKMLQEILNIQYEGLAPKQLNLFEGEF; encoded by the coding sequence ATGATCAAAATTGGCCTAACTGGATGGGGGGACCATCCTTCGCTATATAGGGAAAATGCTGCGAAGAAGGATAAACTTTTTGATTACAGCGCTCATTTTCCAATTGTGGAAGTAGATACATCCTTTTACGCCATTCCAACGCTGAAGAATATTGAAAAATGGGCGGAAGAAACACCGGACACTTTTCAATTTATTGTGAAAGCCTACCAAGGAATCACAGGCCATCAAAGGGATGAGCTTCCATACGAAACAAAACAGGAGATGTTTAATGCCTTTCGGAAGTGTGCCGATGCTTTTAACAAATTCAATAAATTAGCTATGGTGCTAGTGCAATTTCCGCCATGGTTTGATTGTACTTCTCAAAACGTCATATATATTTTGTATGTGAAGCAGCAATTGGAAGGGTTGCCAATCGCCGTGGAATTTCGCAACCAAACATGGTATCAGCAAGGAAGAGATGAGGCGACAATTCAATTTTTAAAAGATCAGGGCCTCATTCATACCGTTTGTGATGAACCGCAAGCTGGCGTTGGTTCGGTGCCTTTTGTTCCGAAAGCAACGGATAAAAAAGTGCTTGTGCGCCTTCATGGGAGAAATGTGTATGGATGGCGAAATAACGGGGCTCCTAATTGGCGGGAAGTGCGCTTTTTATATGATTACAATCGAAAAGAGTTGGAAGAATTGGCAAGGCACCTAAAAGAATTAGAAGCGGATGCGGAAGAAGTGTATGTCCTTTTTAACAATAATTCGGGACATCATGCCGCCAAGAATGCAAAAATGCTTCAAGAAATATTAAATATTCAATATGAAGGGCTTGCACCGAAGCAATTAAATCTTTTTGAAGGGGAATTTTAA
- a CDS encoding sulfate/molybdate ABC transporter ATP-binding protein, whose translation MGIQIQNVSKSFGSFQALKDISVDIKSGELIALLGPSGSGKTTLLRILAGLEGLDEGAILFDGENITNVSPKERKVGFVFQHYALFRHMTVFENVAYGLKVRPRKTRPSKQEIEKKVNDLLKLVKLENFQDRYPSQLSGGQRQRVALARALAVEPKVLLLDEPFGALDAKVRKELRRWLRQLHNEFHVTSIFVTHDQEEALDVADRIIVMNNGKIEQIGTPDEVYENPRTPFVYDFLGNVNIFRGRLHNGKLQQGQFEINAPHYLDSHDEAVGYVRPHDIQIEKEQVNHETVAAKITFVHIVGPTARIELQREDTGEYLEAELPKEQYKALNIKKDDIVYVRPKQLKVFIPEDFSI comes from the coding sequence ATGGGGATTCAAATTCAAAATGTATCTAAGTCCTTTGGTTCATTTCAAGCATTGAAAGATATTTCCGTTGATATAAAATCCGGCGAGTTGATTGCACTTTTAGGTCCTTCCGGATCTGGCAAAACGACGCTTCTCCGCATTCTTGCAGGGCTTGAGGGGCTTGATGAAGGAGCGATTTTATTTGACGGTGAAAATATCACCAATGTCAGCCCAAAAGAGCGAAAAGTCGGTTTTGTGTTCCAACATTATGCTTTATTCCGGCATATGACGGTATTTGAAAATGTGGCCTATGGGTTGAAAGTTCGTCCAAGAAAAACACGGCCATCGAAACAAGAAATTGAGAAAAAAGTAAACGATTTATTGAAGCTGGTGAAACTGGAAAATTTCCAAGACCGCTATCCATCCCAGCTTTCTGGGGGCCAGCGCCAGCGTGTTGCATTGGCTAGAGCCCTTGCGGTGGAGCCAAAAGTGCTTCTTTTAGATGAACCTTTTGGCGCATTGGATGCGAAAGTTCGGAAAGAGCTGAGAAGATGGCTTCGACAGCTGCATAATGAGTTTCATGTGACGAGCATTTTTGTAACCCACGACCAAGAGGAAGCCCTTGATGTGGCAGACCGCATCATTGTAATGAACAACGGGAAAATTGAACAAATCGGCACGCCGGATGAAGTGTATGAAAATCCAAGAACACCTTTCGTATATGATTTCTTGGGAAATGTGAACATCTTTAGAGGTCGCTTGCATAATGGCAAGCTGCAGCAAGGGCAATTTGAAATTAACGCCCCTCATTATTTAGATTCCCATGATGAAGCAGTTGGATACGTCCGCCCACATGACATCCAAATTGAGAAGGAGCAAGTGAATCATGAAACGGTGGCTGCAAAAATCACCTTCGTCCATATCGTCGGCCCGACTGCAAGAATTGAATTGCAAAGGGAAGATACCGGCGAATATTTAGAGGCGGAATTGCCAAAAGAACAATATAAAGCTTTAAATATCAAAAAAGACGACATTGTTTATGTGCGTCCTAAGCAATTAAAAGTGTTTATTCCTGAAGATTTCTCCATCTAA
- the cysW gene encoding sulfate ABC transporter permease subunit CysW: MTKPLDVERAVPVVKKAVNPYPLKESAIVKWSLITVALLYISLFLILPLISIFVTAFEKGWNTYVASIVDPHALAAIKLTITVALIVVPLNAIFGIAAAWAITKFSFRGKNLFITLIDLPFAVSPVIAGLIFILLFGAQGLFGDWLFEHDIKIVFALPGIILATLFVTFPFVARELIPLMQTQGITEEEASISLGAGGWKTFFYVTLPNIKWGLLYGLILCNTRAIGEFGAVSVVSGHIRGQTNTMPLHIEILYNEYQFTAAFAVASLMSILAIITIIVKHIITWKAKEV, translated from the coding sequence ATGACGAAACCGTTGGATGTGGAGCGAGCAGTGCCTGTTGTGAAGAAAGCGGTGAATCCTTATCCTTTGAAGGAATCGGCGATTGTGAAATGGTCGCTTATTACGGTTGCATTGCTTTATATTAGCCTTTTTTTAATTCTTCCTCTGATTTCAATTTTTGTGACGGCCTTCGAAAAGGGGTGGAATACGTATGTGGCGTCCATTGTAGACCCGCATGCCCTTGCCGCCATTAAACTGACCATTACCGTTGCACTGATTGTAGTGCCGCTTAATGCGATTTTTGGGATTGCTGCAGCTTGGGCGATTACGAAATTTTCCTTTAGGGGAAAAAATCTTTTCATTACTTTGATCGACTTGCCCTTTGCCGTTTCCCCCGTTATTGCAGGGTTGATTTTTATTTTGCTTTTTGGCGCACAAGGTTTATTCGGCGATTGGCTCTTTGAACATGATATAAAAATCGTCTTTGCCTTGCCCGGAATTATCCTTGCCACATTATTCGTCACTTTCCCTTTTGTTGCACGGGAATTAATTCCTTTAATGCAGACCCAAGGGATTACGGAAGAAGAAGCGTCCATCTCATTGGGTGCAGGCGGATGGAAAACCTTTTTCTATGTGACGCTGCCAAATATTAAATGGGGATTATTGTACGGCTTGATTTTGTGCAATACCCGTGCAATCGGCGAATTTGGCGCTGTATCTGTTGTTTCGGGGCATATCCGCGGGCAGACGAACACAATGCCGCTACATATTGAAATTTTGTATAACGAATATCAATTTACTGCGGCTTTTGCCGTTGCCTCATTAATGTCCATATTGGCCATTATTACCATTATCGTAAAACACATAATTACTTGGAAAGCAAAAGAAGTTTAG
- the cysT gene encoding sulfate ABC transporter permease subunit CysT: MEFTLKRKKKNTIIPGFSLTLGYAMLYLSIIVLLPLAMIVVNTLSLSWSEFIGIITHPRAVASYKLSFGSAFIAGLINVLFGTIIAWVLIRYDFPGKKIIDGLVDLPFALPTAVAGIALTTLYAPNGWIGQFFDFKISYTPLGIVIALTFIGLPFVVRTVQPILQNLSREVEEASASLGANRFQTLVKVILPELYPAMITGFSLAFSRALGEYGSVVFIAGNMPMKTEITPLIIMTKLEQYDYVGATAIAVVMLVGSFVALLIINFIQWRINRKFNY, translated from the coding sequence GTGGAATTCACATTAAAAAGAAAGAAAAAGAATACCATCATTCCTGGATTTTCCCTTACCCTCGGCTATGCGATGCTTTATTTAAGCATCATTGTACTATTGCCTTTAGCGATGATTGTTGTGAATACCCTCTCCCTTAGCTGGAGTGAATTTATCGGAATCATTACGCATCCTCGTGCAGTAGCTTCATATAAATTGAGTTTCGGTAGCGCCTTTATTGCAGGGCTTATTAACGTGCTTTTTGGAACGATTATTGCGTGGGTGCTAATCCGCTACGATTTTCCGGGAAAAAAAATAATCGATGGACTTGTGGATTTGCCCTTTGCATTGCCAACCGCGGTAGCAGGGATTGCCCTTACCACTCTTTATGCCCCAAACGGCTGGATTGGGCAATTTTTTGATTTTAAAATTTCCTATACACCTCTTGGAATCGTGATTGCCCTGACTTTTATTGGGCTGCCCTTTGTTGTTCGGACGGTGCAGCCGATCTTGCAAAATTTGAGCAGGGAAGTTGAGGAAGCTTCCGCAAGCCTTGGGGCGAATCGATTCCAAACTTTAGTAAAAGTCATTTTGCCTGAGTTGTATCCGGCGATGATTACCGGATTTTCATTAGCCTTTTCTCGGGCGCTCGGAGAATATGGTTCGGTTGTGTTTATTGCAGGGAATATGCCGATGAAAACGGAAATTACTCCGCTCATTATAATGACAAAGCTTGAACAATACGATTACGTCGGGGCTACAGCCATTGCTGTTGTCATGCTTGTCGGTTCCTTTGTGGCCTTGTTGATTATTAATTTTATTCAATGGAGAATAAATCGAAAATTTAATTATTAG
- a CDS encoding sulfate ABC transporter substrate-binding protein → MKKKKRLLLFFGIISLLLLLTACGKEESSSNESSNNAGENKTTETSEAKKTVELLNVSYDPTRELYEEFNKAFAAHWKEKTGQEVTIQQSHGGSGKQARSVIDGIEADVVTLALAYDIDEIALTRQLLNEDWQKEFEYNSSPYTSTIVFLVRKGNPKNIKDWDDLTKKGISVITPNPKTSGGARWNYLAAWAFASRKYNGDEAKIKQFMKDLYSNVEVLDSGARGSTTTFVERGIGDVLIAWENEAFLSLKEFGEDEFEIVTPSLSILAEPPVAIVDKIVDKKGTREVAEAYLKYLYSDEGQEIAAKNFYRPRNEKVLEKYKDQFKDLELVTVEEFGGWQEAQKTHFADGGTFDEIYQ, encoded by the coding sequence ATGAAAAAGAAAAAAAGACTACTATTATTTTTTGGAATTATTTCACTTTTATTGCTTTTGACAGCTTGCGGAAAAGAAGAGTCAAGCAGCAATGAATCATCAAACAACGCGGGTGAAAACAAAACGACAGAAACTTCAGAAGCAAAAAAAACAGTAGAATTATTAAATGTTTCTTATGACCCAACACGGGAATTATATGAAGAATTCAACAAAGCTTTCGCAGCTCATTGGAAAGAAAAAACTGGCCAAGAAGTGACAATCCAGCAATCCCATGGAGGATCTGGCAAACAAGCGAGATCCGTTATCGATGGTATTGAGGCGGACGTTGTAACTCTTGCTTTAGCCTATGACATCGATGAAATTGCATTAACGCGCCAATTATTAAATGAAGATTGGCAAAAAGAATTTGAATACAATTCTTCTCCATATACTTCTACAATTGTTTTCTTAGTGCGCAAAGGCAATCCTAAAAATATTAAAGACTGGGATGACTTAACGAAAAAAGGTATTTCAGTGATTACGCCAAACCCAAAAACAAGTGGCGGTGCCCGTTGGAATTACTTAGCGGCATGGGCGTTCGCAAGCAGAAAATATAACGGCGATGAAGCAAAAATTAAACAATTTATGAAAGATTTATATAGCAATGTAGAAGTGTTGGATTCAGGAGCCCGCGGTTCTACAACAACATTTGTGGAACGTGGCATTGGCGATGTGTTGATTGCTTGGGAAAATGAAGCGTTTCTATCCCTCAAAGAATTTGGCGAAGATGAATTTGAAATCGTGACGCCTTCTTTAAGTATACTAGCAGAGCCTCCAGTGGCTATTGTAGATAAAATCGTTGATAAAAAAGGAACTCGAGAAGTGGCAGAAGCATACTTGAAATATTTATACAGCGATGAAGGGCAAGAAATTGCAGCGAAAAACTTCTACCGTCCACGCAATGAAAAAGTGCTAGAAAAATATAAAGACCAATTCAAAGATTTAGAGTTAGTGACAGTAGAAGAGTTTGGCGGCTGGCAAGAAGCGCAAAAAACGCATTTTGCAGATGGCGGTACATTTGATGAAATTTATCAATAA
- a CDS encoding phosphoadenylyl-sulfate reductase — protein sequence MLTYQTWQDSYIDFEVDETYKGALNVLKWAYNHYGDEVIYACSFGIEGIVLIDLISKVKADANIVFLDTEVHFKETYETIEKVKKRYPSLNIILKKPDISLEEQAKLYGDELWKKDPNKCCEIRKIIPLRETLTGAKAWISGLRREQSETRKHVNFLNKDNKFQSVKICPLIHWTWKDVWRYVSKHQLDYNPLHDQGYPSIGCAHCTKPAYTLDDLRSGRWAGFNKTECGLHVD from the coding sequence ATGTTAACTTATCAAACATGGCAAGATTCATATATCGATTTTGAAGTGGATGAAACTTATAAAGGAGCATTGAATGTTCTAAAGTGGGCTTATAACCATTACGGAGATGAAGTCATTTATGCCTGCAGCTTCGGCATCGAAGGCATCGTGCTAATCGACTTGATTTCAAAAGTGAAGGCTGATGCCAATATCGTCTTTTTAGATACGGAGGTTCATTTTAAAGAAACCTATGAAACCATTGAAAAGGTGAAGAAAAGATATCCATCGTTAAACATCATACTAAAAAAACCAGACATTTCATTGGAAGAACAAGCAAAATTATATGGAGATGAACTCTGGAAAAAAGATCCAAATAAGTGTTGCGAAATCCGGAAAATCATCCCTCTCCGGGAAACTTTGACCGGTGCGAAAGCATGGATTTCCGGATTGCGCCGGGAACAATCGGAAACTAGAAAACATGTGAACTTCCTGAACAAAGATAATAAGTTCCAATCCGTTAAAATCTGTCCGTTGATTCATTGGACTTGGAAAGATGTGTGGCGTTATGTAAGCAAACATCAGTTGGATTACAATCCGCTCCATGACCAAGGCTACCCTAGCATCGGATGCGCCCACTGTACAAAACCGGCTTATACATTGGATGATTTGCGTTCCGGCAGATGGGCAGGTTTCAATAAAACAGAATGTGGATTACATGTTGATTAG